In Syntrophorhabdaceae bacterium, the sequence AAAGATAATCGACAATAACGTCACACGGGTCGTCAACGCCGGGAACGGGGAGGCGATCCGGGCCCGGGATGGCTCTTGCCCTCCGCATTTTGCTGTTGCCATTGTCTCTTATTCATACTACTATTTCGTGAGATTGAAACGCCTCCTAAAGAATGACGATCTGAAGGCTCTGTTTTGACCACCAGGGAAGAAGAAAAGGGTTATAACGTAAAAAAACGGGCGGATGACCTGTTAGCGGAAATGGAGAAGACCATGGAGCAGAAGGTCCATGGGGCCCCACGGGCCGGGGCGGACACCGGACCTCCTTCGACCGGGAAGTGGCGGTCTTTTTTCAGTCGGAAGACGGACCCCGTCGAACGGGAAGCCGCCCTTGTCTTCCAGAGGGTTGCACTCACCGTGGTGATCACCCTCACCCTTTACGTGGTTGGATTCGGCTATTTCTGGGTCCTTCTCGTGGTGCTCATACTTTACGGTATTTTTTGGGTGAACAACGGCCGGCTGAAAAAAAGGGACCTGGCGGAACAGCTCAAACCGGCCCAGATGTTCTCCGTGGGTACCTATATCGGGGGACTCGACAGGGTCCGCCAATCCCTGCTGAAAGTGGAATGCCTTATCACGGACTCCTATTTTGTCTTTGTATGTCAGGACGGAGAGGAGCTGGGCCAGATCCCCCGGGACTCGGTCAACAGGGTCGGGGTAAAGGAAGGAGACAAGATCCTGCAGCATCTGCCGATTATGCGAATGGTAAGCCTGGGACTCAGCTCGCTCGTGGGCATGAGAAAAAGGATGAAGCATCCCTACCATCTGCTGATTGACTGGACCCCTGAACCGGGAAGGCGCAGATATACCGTATTCGAATTCACCGGCCCCCAGGCAGCCAGGGATGCATATCAGGCCGTTAATATCCTATATCGTAACCTTAAAACAAAACAGCCCCTATAGTGAAGTGAATGCCTTCTCTTCAGGCGGGCCTTCTTCTGCGGGTACTCCTTCCCCCTTTTCACGAGAGACTTCGTCCTTCCCCTGCGTCCCCCTCCGTGCTTCGGCCGGCAGGATCACGCTTTCCCGTAAAGAGGCGACGGCATGCCGGCTGTCCGTGTAGCTGAAAAGAGGTAAAACCCAGGGAAATTTTTTCGGCGACTCGAAAGGACGGCCCTCCCTCGAAGATCCCTGTGAAATCAGCTGGACCGGCACGGTTGACAGGTACGGCAGGACGTCTGCCAGCTCGATGGGGATACCCCCGGTCTCCGTAATGTCTCCGACTACGAACCGGGACATGCGGGCCAGGAGGGAGACGGTTTCTTTAAGGTCGTAATTCTCCCGTCCCTCGAGGTCCACGAGCACGGGGGTATAATTCAGTCCCCCCAGCTCTCTCCGGAGGGCATGGGCGATCATCCGCCGTTCCCTCGTGAATTTCCCCAGGATAAGCACCACGTTCGAAAAAACCGCATCAACCATCCTCCTCGCCCGGGGACGATAAAGAAAGAGGCTGAGGAGTTCGGCGGCCTCGAGATCATCCACGGCAACTATGGGCCGACCCTTTGGAGCAATGATAAGATTCGATTGCCAGGCGTCCTCAAGGATCACGTCGGCCACGATAATCCCATGGATCAGGCAGTCTTTGAGCCTCGCCCCCGTGAGGTTCACGTGTATGAGACGACAATGGCTCAGGTCCGCCCCGGTAAGGTCCGCCCCGCTCAAATCGGCACCCGTAAGGTCCGCCCCGGTAAGATTGATTTCAGTGAGATTGAAGGAGCTGAGATCGCAACCCCTGAGATCGCAACCCCTGAGATCGCAACCCTTAAGATCGATCCCACGGAGGTTGGCCTCATGGAGGTCGGCGCCCTTCAATTTTGCTTCGCCCAGATCGCAGGCGCTGAGGTCGAGGCCGCTTAAATTAGCATTCCCGAGGTCTGCGCTGCCCAGTCCGGTCCCGGTGAGATCGGCAAACCGCAAAGAAACCTCCCGAAGGTTGGCTCCATGCAGATTTGCACCCGCAAGATTGGCCCCGGTGAGATCGATGGCGCTGAAATCGAGCCCCCTCAGGTTCGCATCATGAAGGTCGGCCCAGGCGAGATGGCCCCCTGATATGTTTGCGCTCGTAAGGTTAAGTCCCGAGAGCCGTGCGCCGCTGAGGTTGGCGTCCCTGAGATCGAGACCTCCTACGTGGGCCCCCACAAGGCCGACGCCCACGAGATTGGCGCCCTTGAGGTTCGCACCGGTGAGACGGGCTTCCGCGAGATCGGCCCCCCTGAGATCGGCCCCCGTAAGATCGGCCCCCCTGAGAAACGCGCCGTCAAGGCAGACGCCCGCGAGGTCCGCTTCCCGCAGGTACGCCCATGTAAGATGGGCTCCTGTGAGGTCCCATCTTCCCTTGATCATGGGACCTTCGACCACTCCGATCTGAAGGAGTCTCTCCCACGTCTCTTTCTTATCCATTAAAAGGAATTATATCAATGAGGGAGGTAAGGAATCAACGGGAATCGCGTCTTCGGAGGCTCCAAATGATAATACCCTGATATTATAGGAATTTATGATCATTGTTGTTTTTAAAGAAATGCCATTATGCCTTTACGTGCGGCGCAAGGGGGCCTCGGGATGGCCTATCGGGGAAATTTATTCTTATTTTGACCCTGACTGGTTCATTTTTTTTACCTTATAACCTTATGTTATAGGTTATAATAGAAAAATGTTCAGAAAGAGAAGAAGAAAACCTCGCCCCACCGATGGAACCCCGCAGGAAGCGCCGGTTTCCGCACCAGGTTCTGTCCAGGGCGCTCCCGCGCCTGCAGCACAGCGCGTCGCGCCGAAAGCCAAGGCCTCTCCTCCCCCTGTAAATGAGGCGTTCAAAAATGCCATTGAAAAGGCTGCCGAAAGGGTGAAAACCGAGCTTGCTTCAAAGGGTAAGATCGAAACCATGGTCTTTTTTGCCCATGAGGACGGCAATATGAAGGTGGCTAACCTCGTGACGCGGGACGGACAGCAAAGGGAGGTGCTCATACGGAGAATCAAGGAAAAGGCGTTGGCAGAGAACGCCTTTGCCGTGATGGTCCTTAACGAGACGGATTCCAAGAAACATAAAGTCGTCCTCACCGCGGTTACCCCCGGAGCCAAAGCCGCCGTCCACCTGGATTATACCTATGACGCCAAGGCCAAAAGCGTCACCTCGTGGGAAATGAGGTGGCTCCACCAGCCCCTCCAAAATCCCTTCATCGACGGCATCTTCGACGGCAAGAGCTAAATACAATCCCTTTTTTAAATTCAATATTCCCAGGGACTGCAGTCTGGAATATTCATATGGACTGTCGTACATTTATGTAAGTAACCCGGAGCTTCGGGAGGAAAGGATCTAAAGATGAAAGACGTACTGGCGCTTATCCTCGCAGGCGGCAGGGTGGACGACCTGGGGGTGCTCACCTTTTTCAGACCAAAATCCGTGATGCCCTTCGGCGGCCTTTATCGCGTCATCGACTTTGCCATGAGCAACCTCTCCCGCTCCGGCATAGAGAAGGTGGGCATTCTTTCCCAATATCGCCACCTCCATCTCATGCAGCACATCGCCAACGGCATGCCGTGGGATATGGTAGGGAGAAACAGGTTTGCCACCGTCCTTCCCCCTTTTCAGGGCCCTCACGAATCGAAGTGGTATCGCGGAACCGCGGATGCCGTGTACCAGAACCTTCATTTTATCGAGCAGAACAAGACAGAGCTGGTAATCATCCTTTCGGGCGACCACGTCTACAGTATGGATTACGGGAAGCTCATCGATTTTCACCTTGAAACGAAAGCCGACCTTACCATGGCGTTTACGAAAATTCCGGAGCACGGCGCGAATCGCTTCGGTATCGGCCATATCCGCGATGAAGACCCGAGGGGCGGCAGGGTGCTCCACTACGTTGAAAAGCCTGAGAAGCCGCCCTACGAATGGGCATCACTGACCATCTTCGTGATTGAGCCGCGCCTGCTCGTCAAGGTCCTCGAAGCGAACGCCTTGAGAGAGTCCCATGAGTTCGGTAAAGATATCATACCGGAGTTGGTGAAGGGGAAAAAAGTGTATGGCTACAAGCATGAAGGTTACTGGGGCTATACCCGCACATTCCGGGAATACTGGGACACCAGCATGGAGCTCGTGCGGCCCCACCCGAAGATAGACCTCAAATCATGGCAGATTATCACGAACCTCGAGCACAGTAATATTCGCGACGGTCAGCCGGCCCTGGTCGGCCGGGAGGCCTCGATCCATAATTCTCTTTTTTACTCCGGCTGTCATATAGGAGGGACCGTGAGGAATTCCATACTCTTTCCCGGATCGAGGGTGGCCGATGGGGCAATCGTGGAAGATTCCATACTCTTTTTCGGGGCTACCGTGGAAAGAGACGCCCAGGTGAGGGGTGTGATTGCCGATACGGGCGCGGTAATCGGCAAGGGAACCGAGATCGGGGGTAACCCTCCCGAGGAGCTTACCATTATCGGGAGGGAGGCCTCTATCCCGGCCAAACTGAAGATCTCCCACGGGGTGACGGTCTATCCGGGTGTCGTGCAAAAACATTTTCATAAGGTCAAGTACGGGCCGGGAGAAATAATCACATGAGAGATACGATCACCATGCTTCTGGCGGGCGGCGTGGGAAGCAGGCTCAATATTCTCGTGAGCAGGAGGGCAAAACCTGCGGTGCCCTTCGGGGGCATCTACCGGATCATCGATTTTACCCTGAGCAACATCGCCAATTCAGGGCTCACAAGGGTCGCCGTCCTTACTCAGTACAAACCCCTTTCCCTGATGGACCATATCGGCAACGGCTCATCATGGGACCTGACGGGCCGCACCCGGAGCATCCGGATCCTCCCCCCCAAAACGGGCGAGACCGACTGGGACTGGTACAGGGGCACGGCCGATGCGGTGAGGCAGAACATCGAATTCCTGGGCTCCGGAAATGATTACAAGGACGTCCTGATCCTCTCGGGAGATCATGTGTATGCCATGGATTACCGGTTGCTGATTGAGTTCCATCGCGAGAGGGCAGCCAAGGTGACGATCGGGATGATCGAAGTCCCCTGGATCGAGACGCCGAACTTCGGGATCGGCATTATCGACAGCGAGTCGAGGATCATCGATTGGGAGGAAAAACCGAAGAAGGCCCGGTCCAACCTTGCCTCCATGGGGATCTATGTCTTTGACAGGGATTACCTTCTGAAAATGCTCAAAAGGACCAAGGAAGAAGACTTCGGACACCACATCATCCCCAATGCCATGAAAGAGGGTAGTGTCTATGCCTACCTTTTCACCGATTACTGGCGCGATGTGGGTACGGTCCAGGCCTATTGGGACGCGAACATGGACCTCCTGGACCCGAATTCACCCCTCGAACCGGAAGCCTGGAGAACCAGAACGAATGTAATCGGCGAGGAGATCTCTTTCGACCGGCCCCCCATATGCGTCACCTCGGGCGCCGAAGTGTCTGAATCGGCCATATCCCCGGGCTGCGTGATCGAGGGCAGGGTGGAGCATTCCGTGCTCTCACCGGGGGTGCTGATTGCGCCCGGAGCAATGGTAAAGGATTCCGTGATCATGCATGACACGGTCATCAAAGAGGGCGCCCGGCTGTACCGCTGTATCGTCGACAAGCACGTAATCATAGGAAGGAAATGCACTATCGGTATGGGTGACGCGGGAAAGGCCAATGCCGAATTTCCCGAGCAGCTCAATTCCGGTCTGACCCTCGTGGGGAGGCGTGCGGAAGTCCCGGATAAGGTCCAGGTAGGGACCAATTGTATCCTCTATCCCGAAATAAAAAGGGCCGATTTCGAAGGTCCGGTAATAGAGGACGGCTCGGTGGTCAAGAAACTCTCCTGATTCTTATTCATGCCCCGCCAACCTCTGATGAAAGGCCGCAGCCGAAACCAGCCTCCAACGACCTTCCCCTTTTAATTCGAGCACATAATCGTGATGGCCGATGAGGGTTGGCCTGTGGCCCACGCTGACGTAGGTGGTCCCCGCTTTTTTGAGAAGGGTGTAGAGATGGGTTTCATTCCGGACGTCAAGGGCGCTCGTGGCCTCGTCGAGAAAGGCATAAGGGGGGGCCGACAAAAGGAGGCGCGCGAATGCGAGACGCTGCTGTTCACCCAGGGAGAGCAGATGGCCCCAATCCATCTGGGAATCGAACCCTCCGACCCTTTCGGCGAGGTTTTCGAGCCTCACTCTGTTCAATATCTCGGAAAGCTCTTCCTTTTTGATCTTGCGGGTGAGGTGCGGGTAGAGGAGCTGTTCCCTCAGAGAGCCCAAAATCATGTAGGGGCTCTGGGGGAGGAAGAGCATGTCCCCGAGCGGCGGTCGTATGACCCGGCCCGTTCCGGACGTCCATAATCCCGCCAGGGCCCGGAGCAAAGAGCTTTTGCCCGCACCGCTCGCGCCCATGATCAACAGGCTGCCGCGGGTTGGAACGGAAAGGGAAAGGTCTTCAAAGAGGGTATGGCCGTAGTTGGGCGTCTTCAGGGTCATATGCTCCACGGCAAGACGAGGTTCCTCGATTGATTCGATGGTAGGCAATATTCCTGTGATCTCGTCTCGCCTGATGCCCGCTATGGCATCGGAAAAGGCCTTGAGACGGGCGATGCCGGCGGCAAAGGCGCCGATCTGTTCGAATTGGGAGACCACGATCGACAGGGCGCTCAATACCTGGGAAAAGGCCCCTGCCGCCTGGGTGATGACGCCGAATTTTATCTGTCCGTTGAAGTAGAGGGGGGCTATGACCGCATAGGGGATTACGAATATGAGATACTCGTAGGCCCTTGCCACAAACCCGAGATTCCTTTGCCACCCGATGAGGAGGTTCAGATTCGCCACCGCGTTGCGGAGGCGATGCCTTACCTGGGAAGCTTCCCTCTCCTCCCCCTGATAAAAAGCGATCGATTCGGCATTATCCCTCGTATGGACGAGGCCGTACCTGAGATCGGCCTCTTTTCTCAGTTGCAGGAAGTTCAGGTTGATCAGTTTCTTGCCGAAGAGCATGGTCAGGGCGGTGCCTACCGTGGCATAGATGGTGAGCACGATTACGAGACGCGTCGAAATCGACCACAGAATACCTACAAAAGTAAAAAACTGGACCACCGAGAAGAAGAGGAGGGAAAGGAATTCAAGGCTTTGGAGGGTAAAGGACGAAATATCCTGCGAGATTCGCTGGTCGGGGTTATCGATCTTGCCTTCCTGGTCGATACGGTAATAAGCCCGGTTGGCGAAATACCGGGAAATGAAATAGTTTGTGAGCCATAGCCGCCAGTTGACTCCGAGTTTTCTGATCACATATGAGAAGAAGGCTGCCACCGGGGTGGCCACGATGAAAACCCCGATGTAGATGGTCATGTTGCGGTAAAACTCGCTCAAATTCTTCTCGGCCAGGGCCGTCATGAAATCCCTGCCCACGAAGTTGAGAGTGATATTCATGCCTGAAAAGGCAAAGAGAAAGACCAAAAGAAGCCCCAGGACGCCGCGGGCCTTCCATTTTTCATCCGAGAACCAATAGAGTTTTGCGATCCCCCAGAACCCTTTCCAAAGCTGCCAATCAAAAATGTTTATTGCGGGAGCCGCTTTGGAAGACGGCGACAGTGGGTTCTCATCCGGGCCCATCATCGCCTCACCTTAAGCTCTGAACCGGTATAGGGGGGAATCCTTTTTTGCCTCGCGCCTCCCGTACCATCTCATTTTCCACCTCTTCACCGCCCATGGCCGGTGAGTGAAAGCAATCCTTCGGGCTCCTCTATCTGCCGAGCCTGCTCAAAGCAGACGCGGCCTCGTTGATATCCTCCTTCGCAAGACCAACGCCGTAAAGCCGGCTATACTGGCCTTCGACCTGTTGCAGAAGCTCCTCGTGCGAGCCTTGCTGGACCACTTCGCCCTGACAGAATACGGCGGCCCTGTCCGCGAGCATCACCGTCGACACCCGATGGGCGATGATTATGGTGGTGCGTCTCTGGATAAGCCGTTTAAGGGCCTGATGGATCAAGGTCTCGGAAACGGTGTCGAGGTTTGACGTAGATTCGTCGAGTACGAGTATGGGGGCGTTTTTCAAAAAGGCGCGGGCGATGGCAATCCGCTGTTTTTGACCTCCGGAAAGGCTCATGCCCCTCTCACCGATTTTGGTGTCCAATCCCTCCGGCAGCTCATCGATAAAGGATGCCGCGTTTGCAAGCTCGATCGCCTCGATCACGTCCTGCCGCGTGGCGCCCGGTTTTCCCAGTCGGATATTATCTTCAACGGAGCCGCTGAAGAGGGTCATGTCCTGTTGCACCACCGCGATCTGGGACCTGAGGGACGAGATATCCACCTCGCACACGTTCTGGCCGTCGATAGAAATCCTCCCTTCCCAGGGGTCGTGGAACCGGATCAGCAGCTTTATCATAGTCGATTTCCCCGACCCGCTCTCGCCGACCAGGGCGATGCTTTGCCCGGACGGGATCTCGAGGCGTACTCTTCTGATGACCGGCTGTTCCGGGCGATAGCCGAAGACGACATTGTCAAAGGAGATCCTCCCGCCGTGTACGATAAGCCTCGCCGAGGGATTCGCCTGGATCTCGGGCTTGGTATCGAGCAATTGGAACAGGCGGTCCATAGCCGCCCTCGCATTGGCGATCTGGATGTTTACCTCGCTAAGGCGGGTCAAGGGACCGTAAATCATCTCGAGATACGCGTAAAAGGCCATGAGAGAGCCGATCGTGAGGCTTCGGTCGAGCACCATGAGGCCGCCGACCCAGATCACGAGCACTGCGGGGATACGGGTCAGGGCAGTGGTGATGGCAAGGGAGATCCCGCGGGTCCGGATGTTTCTGTAGACCGCCTCGAGGTAGCCCTTGTACCGCTCGCAAAATCTCCCGAACTCAGCCTCTTCGAAGGTGAAGCTTTTTACGTCCGAGATCCCGGAAACCGTTTCGTGCAGGTCCCCCTCGATGAGCTCCATCCGCCTCCTCGATTCCCGGGCATTATCCCGCATCCTTCTCCCGGTGACGCTCTGCATGAGCAGATATAAAGGGAGGGAGCAATAGGCGACAAGGGCCAGTTTCCAGTTCATAAGGAAGACGACTACCGTAATGGTGGTAAGGGTGGTGACATCCATCAGGAAATTGGCCCCGGCGACGTTGATCACATCCTGGGCCATATTGACGTCCGTAATGAGCCGGGATGAGATGGCGCCGGTCTGGAACCTCTGAAAGAAGTCCATGGGCAGCCTCTGGAGGTGCTGGAAAAGGGATGACCGCAGAGTGAAGGTCATATGCTGGGCGAGCCGGTCTGTGACTAAGGTCCTGAAATAAGTGATCGCCGCCAGTGCCAGGAAAAGCAGCACCGCGGCCCCCATGAGCTGGTTAAAAGTGAGGCCCGCCGCGCTGGGCTTTCCCAGGAAAATATGGTCGATGAGGTCCTTGAGTATCCATGGGAAGGCGACGGGGATATTGTACTGGAAAATGCCAAGGACGACCGAGCTTGCAAC encodes:
- a CDS encoding pentapeptide repeat-containing protein encodes the protein MDKKETWERLLQIGVVEGPMIKGRWDLTGAHLTWAYLREADLAGVCLDGAFLRGADLTGADLRGADLAEARLTGANLKGANLVGVGLVGAHVGGLDLRDANLSGARLSGLNLTSANISGGHLAWADLHDANLRGLDFSAIDLTGANLAGANLHGANLREVSLRFADLTGTGLGSADLGNANLSGLDLSACDLGEAKLKGADLHEANLRGIDLKGCDLRGCDLRGCDLSSFNLTEINLTGADLTGADLSGADLTGADLSHCRLIHVNLTGARLKDCLIHGIIVADVILEDAWQSNLIIAPKGRPIVAVDDLEAAELLSLFLYRPRARRMVDAVFSNVVLILGKFTRERRMIAHALRRELGGLNYTPVLVDLEGRENYDLKETVSLLARMSRFVVGDITETGGIPIELADVLPYLSTVPVQLISQGSSREGRPFESPKKFPWVLPLFSYTDSRHAVASLRESVILPAEARRGTQGKDEVSREKGEGVPAEEGPPEEKAFTSL
- a CDS encoding glucose-1-phosphate adenylyltransferase family protein, coding for MKDVLALILAGGRVDDLGVLTFFRPKSVMPFGGLYRVIDFAMSNLSRSGIEKVGILSQYRHLHLMQHIANGMPWDMVGRNRFATVLPPFQGPHESKWYRGTADAVYQNLHFIEQNKTELVIILSGDHVYSMDYGKLIDFHLETKADLTMAFTKIPEHGANRFGIGHIRDEDPRGGRVLHYVEKPEKPPYEWASLTIFVIEPRLLVKVLEANALRESHEFGKDIIPELVKGKKVYGYKHEGYWGYTRTFREYWDTSMELVRPHPKIDLKSWQIITNLEHSNIRDGQPALVGREASIHNSLFYSGCHIGGTVRNSILFPGSRVADGAIVEDSILFFGATVERDAQVRGVIADTGAVIGKGTEIGGNPPEELTIIGREASIPAKLKISHGVTVYPGVVQKHFHKVKYGPGEIIT
- a CDS encoding sugar phosphate nucleotidyltransferase, encoding MRDTITMLLAGGVGSRLNILVSRRAKPAVPFGGIYRIIDFTLSNIANSGLTRVAVLTQYKPLSLMDHIGNGSSWDLTGRTRSIRILPPKTGETDWDWYRGTADAVRQNIEFLGSGNDYKDVLILSGDHVYAMDYRLLIEFHRERAAKVTIGMIEVPWIETPNFGIGIIDSESRIIDWEEKPKKARSNLASMGIYVFDRDYLLKMLKRTKEEDFGHHIIPNAMKEGSVYAYLFTDYWRDVGTVQAYWDANMDLLDPNSPLEPEAWRTRTNVIGEEISFDRPPICVTSGAEVSESAISPGCVIEGRVEHSVLSPGVLIAPGAMVKDSVIMHDTVIKEGARLYRCIVDKHVIIGRKCTIGMGDAGKANAEFPEQLNSGLTLVGRRAEVPDKVQVGTNCILYPEIKRADFEGPVIEDGSVVKKLS
- a CDS encoding ABC transporter ATP-binding protein/permease codes for the protein MMGPDENPLSPSSKAAPAINIFDWQLWKGFWGIAKLYWFSDEKWKARGVLGLLLVFLFAFSGMNITLNFVGRDFMTALAEKNLSEFYRNMTIYIGVFIVATPVAAFFSYVIRKLGVNWRLWLTNYFISRYFANRAYYRIDQEGKIDNPDQRISQDISSFTLQSLEFLSLLFFSVVQFFTFVGILWSISTRLVIVLTIYATVGTALTMLFGKKLINLNFLQLRKEADLRYGLVHTRDNAESIAFYQGEEREASQVRHRLRNAVANLNLLIGWQRNLGFVARAYEYLIFVIPYAVIAPLYFNGQIKFGVITQAAGAFSQVLSALSIVVSQFEQIGAFAAGIARLKAFSDAIAGIRRDEITGILPTIESIEEPRLAVEHMTLKTPNYGHTLFEDLSLSVPTRGSLLIMGASGAGKSSLLRALAGLWTSGTGRVIRPPLGDMLFLPQSPYMILGSLREQLLYPHLTRKIKKEELSEILNRVRLENLAERVGGFDSQMDWGHLLSLGEQQRLAFARLLLSAPPYAFLDEATSALDVRNETHLYTLLKKAGTTYVSVGHRPTLIGHHDYVLELKGEGRWRLVSAAAFHQRLAGHE
- a CDS encoding ABC transporter ATP-binding protein, producing the protein MGIFRPSQDMKNFIRFLSSMREYRWRVASSVVLGIFQYNIPVAFPWILKDLIDHIFLGKPSAAGLTFNQLMGAAVLLFLALAAITYFRTLVTDRLAQHMTFTLRSSLFQHLQRLPMDFFQRFQTGAISSRLITDVNMAQDVINVAGANFLMDVTTLTTITVVVFLMNWKLALVAYCSLPLYLLMQSVTGRRMRDNARESRRRMELIEGDLHETVSGISDVKSFTFEEAEFGRFCERYKGYLEAVYRNIRTRGISLAITTALTRIPAVLVIWVGGLMVLDRSLTIGSLMAFYAYLEMIYGPLTRLSEVNIQIANARAAMDRLFQLLDTKPEIQANPSARLIVHGGRISFDNVVFGYRPEQPVIRRVRLEIPSGQSIALVGESGSGKSTMIKLLIRFHDPWEGRISIDGQNVCEVDISSLRSQIAVVQQDMTLFSGSVEDNIRLGKPGATRQDVIEAIELANAASFIDELPEGLDTKIGERGMSLSGGQKQRIAIARAFLKNAPILVLDESTSNLDTVSETLIHQALKRLIQRRTTIIIAHRVSTVMLADRAAVFCQGEVVQQGSHEELLQQVEGQYSRLYGVGLAKEDINEAASALSRLGR